A region of the Drosophila subpulchrella strain 33 F10 #4 breed RU33 chromosome 3L, RU_Dsub_v1.1 Primary Assembly, whole genome shotgun sequence genome:
AGTTCAATCATGTCATATGCTATTTTTCTGTCCATCTATGCTGCTTTAACTGCTTGCAGTGATAAAGACAGTAAGGATATTTTATATCTTAAAATCGTGGGTGTATTTGCATCTTATACTGAATCATTTTTGCCATAAAACTCTTATATCACGTGAAACCATAGGGCAGAAAAATCCCCGATAGAGGGCTGATTTAGAACAATGTTGGGAACCCTCCCCCAAACCCACTCCCAAGGTCATGCGCTCTCGCCACAGCACACCTGTATGAGTTGACCTCTCACCTGAGACtgcctctctctctctctctctccgcAGGACATGCGCAGTGGCCAGGACTCTTTGCGCTCTCTTTCTCCGCTGAAAGGACTAGGACAACTCACAGCAGACAGCGCTGTCTGCAGAGAAAGCAACAGCTTTGTGCCTGTGGGTGGGACGCCCACCCACCCCCGAGGAGCCACCCACCACCCTCCCAACCAACCACGCGCAGATCCACATCCTAGCCCATCCTGTGGCAGGCCCGGCACCTGCTGCATCTCCAAACAAAGGCCATTTATTTAGAATGGCAGCGCAAAGCGGAAGCGCCAAGAAAATAGACAACACAACAACACAGCGACACCACAAAGGGGTGGAAGTGGGTGGCAGAGGGTGGCAGTGGGTGGTTGCCGAGCTCCCGGTTGCCACAACAACTGACACGGACCACAACAACGAGAAAACCTTCCCAGaaaaattaacaaatttataatCGGAATATTAATTTAAGAGAAATACTGAAAATCCTAAGAAAATCCTTAGAAAAATGCAGTTGAAATATCTGCGAACATTGCTAGAGGGTcaggtaaataataaattgaaaaaatcATAATGGTAATATCATGAATACTTGGTAAATGAATTTCCATCGTTCTGTTACTTTCTCAAGTCCTATTtcatcattatatataaaaaatcattaaaacaaCTTTATTTTATAGTCCTATTTCATCATTATATATAAGAAATCATTaaaataactttattttatataaagacTTCTTCTTATTGTAACAGAATTGTGAAAAACGATAGtatcatattattatttaatttcaaaatattaaaaacttcTAATATATTTCTTTCAGGAGCAAATTCAAAGGATAGCGGGATTAGCCTGGTCTCCAAACCAGCAAAAGCTGGCCATCGCCACTGCGGATCGTCATATACTACTATATGATGATGCAGGAGAAAGACGCGATAAGTTCAGCACCAAGCCGGCGAATCCCTCAAATGGAAAGAACTCCTATGTGATTCGGGGACTGGGCTTCAGTCCGGATTCCACCAAACTGGCGGTTGGACAAAGCGATAGCATTGTCTATGTATACAAACTGGGGGAATCCTGGAACGACAAGAAGGTGATATGTAACAAGTTCCCTCAGGCCAGTGCTGTTACTGCCCTGATTTGGCTCACTTCGGGTTCCATAATTGCAGGTAAATCTATTTTACCtgatataatataattattttactaAATCTTTATACCTATAAGGACTTGAGGATGGTAAGGTCCGTGCTTTACACAGCAAGAGCAATAAATCCCAAAGTCTCTATGGCGGTGATAGTATTTGCATTTCCTTGGCTGCCAATACCAAGGGAACTGGATTCCTGAGTGGCCATAACGATGGAACCATTATCCGATATTTCATGACGGATGAGGCCACGGAACCACTGGGCAGGGTGGTGCAGCATTCGGTGCCACCTTTTGCCTTGGCCTGGCCACAGGGTGGCTTTTGCGTGGGTGGCTGTGATCAGAGGATTGTGTTTTACGACAGTATGGTAAGTAGGAAGATTTATATGACACCTAGCTATCAGTTATAATATCGAAGAATATCAAAGAAAAATTTGAACGCTGTTTCCTAAGTAGTTTGGATCTCCATTGGTACTCATAATAACAGAGTTAGTTCATTTTATACTGAATAAATCTCCTTCCTTCCAGGGTCGCCAGCTACGCACCTTCGATCATTCCAGGACAGAGGGCGAAAGAGAGTTCACCGTAGCCGCCTGTAGTCCCAATGGACAGGCGGTGGCCTTTGGCAGCTTCGACAGGATACGGATCTTCGCCTGGAGTCCTCGACAAGGAGCTTGGAGCGAGAGTGCCAGCAAGGAGGTGGCCTGTCTGTACACCCTGAGCAGCCTCCTCTGGCGTAGGGATGGAGCCCGACTCGCTCTGGGCTCCGTGAGTGGAGCAGTGCTCCTCTTCGAGTCCGTACTTCGACGCACCGTGTGGCAGGACAAGTTCGAGCTAATCTTCGTGGCACCCAGTCAACTTCTTGTGAGATCCCTCACAGAACCCTCGCAACAGCTCACCATTGAATCGCAGTTGGGTCTGGAGGTCGATGATGTTAGGATTATGGGCAGGGATAACTATCTGGTGGCCCGCACCGAGGAATCCCTAATACTTTGTGATTTGACCAGAAACTTAAGCAGCGAGGTTCCCTGGACAGCCTCTGGTCACCACGAGCGTTTCTACTTTGAGAACCCCACCGTTTGCCTGGTTTTCAATGTGGGCGAACTAAGTTTGGTTGAATATGGTGAGAACTCCATCCTAGGATCTGTTCGAACGGAATTCGTGAATCCCCATGTGATCTCCGTGCGTCTAAATGAGCGAGGAAACGGCAGGGAAAACAAAAAGCTGGCCTTTCTCCTGGATGCCAAAACCATTTGTGTGGTGGATCTGGTTAGCAGAATGACCAGTGGTCAGATCAATCATGAGACCAAGATCGACTGGCTGGAACTCAGTGAGACTGCCCATAAGCTCCTCTTTCGGGACAAGAAACTGCGATTGATCTTGGTAGATAACTACACGGGCAAGAAGCAGACCCTGCTCAGCAATATATCCTTTGTCCAGTGGGTTCCCCAGAGCGATGTGGTGGTGGCCCAGAGCAACTCCAATTTGGCCATTTGGTACAACATCGATTTGCCCGAGCACGTGACTATGCAAAGTGTCCGCGGTGAAGCCATCGAGGTGCTCCGGGAAAATGTAAGTAACTCCTTGGATGATCCAAATCCTTTTCCCTTAATATATTCTGGATAATTTCTATAGGGCCGCACAGTGGTTCGTTCGCAGGATGGACCCAGTGAGCACAATTACCAGTTGGATGAGGGACTGGTGGAGTTTGGCACTGCGGTGAATGACAGCGATTTTGGCAGAGCCGTCCATTTTCTGGAATCCCTGGGAGACAAACCCGCCGCCAAGGCCATGTGGCACAATCTGGCCCTGATCTCCCTGGAGGATGGAAACCTACGAGTGGCCCAGCGATGCTATGCTGCCTTGGGTAACGTATCCAAGGCCTACTATCTGGCCGAGATGATCCAGCAGGCGGATGAGTTCGAGGAGTCCTCTGGCTCTCCTGGCATCCTATGTCCCGAAGTTCGTGCCAAGATGGCCCTCTTAGGATCGGATTTGCGCACTGCGGAGAGGATTTATCTGGAGCAAGGGGATATTGAGGCCGCCCTGAAGATGTACCAACAGCTGGGCATGTGGGATGAGGCAGTTTCTCTGGCGGAGAGAAGGGTATACAATAGGATCTCCGAGCTGAAGCAACAACACATGGATTACCTACTCAGTAGCGAACAGCAGGAGAAGGCGGGCCAGGTGCTCGAGGATCAGGGCGAGCTCCAGCAGGCCATGTCCCTGTATCTCAAGGCCAACAAACCAGCGAGGGCTGCTCGCTTGGCCCTGAAGACACCCCACATCCTGCAGGATGAGCAGGTGATGCTGCAGGTCACGGAGGGATTAGTGCGATCGGAGCTCTATGAATTGGCTGGGGATATAGCCCATCGCTTGTCCCGCCCTGAGGCAGCCCTGGCTCTCTACAGGAAGGGAGGAGCATATGCCAGAGCCTTGGAACTGGGACGTGTGGTGGCGCCACAGGAGGTTACTTCTTTAGAGGAAGAATGGGGCGATTGGTTGGTGAGCCGCAAACAGCTGGATGCCTCCATTAACCACTACATAGAGGCGGGAGCCACCCAAAAAGCCCTGGAGGCAGCAGTGGGCGCCAAGCAATGGCGCAAGGCAGTCCAAATAGCCAAGGTTCTGGATGAACCCGAGCTCATACAGCGGTATGCCGTGGATCTGGCCAAGCATCTGGCCTTTGCCGGAGATCTGGATGGAGCAGAGGACATGTTGGTGAGGGCCAATTTGCACAAGGAGGCCATAGAACTCCTGAATCGCCATGGCAAATGGGAGCGGGCCTATGTGATTGGTGAAAAGTATCTGAAGGCGGATGAGCTCCGGGAGCTTTTTGTCCAACTCGCTGGAACTCTGGAGGATCAGGGAAAGTATAGAGATGCCGAAAAGGTCCTTGTGGCGGTTAATGAACCCGATCTGGCCATAGCTATGTACAAGCGGAGGGAGCTATATGACTCCATGATTCGTCTGGTGGAACGTCATCACAAGGATCTGCTGGACAGCACCCACTTGCACCTGGCACGCCAACTGGAATCCCGCGGCAAGCTCAAAAATGCCGAGATGCATTTCGTAGCCTCTGGGGACTGGAAGTCCGCCGTGCACATGTACTGCTCCTCGGGTCGCTGGGAGGATGGCTACCGGGTGGCCAAGCAGAAGGGCACCGAGGGAGCCAGCCAGCAGGTGGCCTACATGTGGGCCAAGTCCATGCCGACAGAGAGTGCTGTAAGATTGCTGAGCAAACTGGGTCTTTTGGACACCGCAGTGGGATTCGCCTGCGACTCCGGACAGTTTGAGTTCGCCATGGAGCTGTGTAGATTCGCTGGAAGACCCACCGATGAGGTTCATCTTAAGATAGCCATGTCTCTGGAGGATGAGGGCAAGTTCGAAGCGGCGGAGGCGGAATTCCTGAAGGCCAACAAACCCAAGGAGGCCATATTGATGTACCAACATGCGGGAGATTGGCAGGCGGCCCTAAACGTGGCCGAATCCCATCTACCCGATGCAGTGGGAGAGGTTCTCATTGGACAAGCCTCGGCTGCCTTGGAAACCCGCAACTACAAGGACTACGAAGCTCTTCTTCTGAGAGCGCATCGTGCGGACTTGATTGTGGAGCACTACAAGCAGGAATCCCTTTACGAAGATGCCCTTCGCATCGCCGAGGAGCACTATCCGGCGGCTTTGAATGATCTGCGGCGTCTCCAGGCTCAACTGCAACGTGGTCAGGCTCAGGCGCAAGCTGGCGAGGATGCCGCCTCCATTTCCCGTGCTTATCTGCAGAAGGCAGCCGAGTTTGCCAAGAAGGAGCAATTCCGCAAGGCAGCCGAGTGTCTGATGCAGATAGATTCCTCCAATGCCGAGGATGCAGCCACTCTGGAAAGAGCTCTCCTAAGAGCCGCTGAGATCTGCAATCAGTTCCTGGAGGGCACAGATGCCCAGGAGTTGGCTCAGTCTCTGGGACCGAGATTGCTTGCCATCAAGCAGATAGGACCCGCCGCTCAACTCTATTTGGCTGCTGATCTGCCCAAGCAGGCGGTGGATGTGTTCATCAAAACGGAGCAGTGGAGCAAGGCTCGTCGGCTGGCCAAGGAGATCGACGCGGACCTGCAGCTCTTGGCCTATgtggagcagcagcagaaggCCAGCCTGAAGCACGAGGGCAACATCGAGCAGCTGGCGGATATCGACATAGTATCCGCTCTGGATCTTCTCGCGGAACAGGGTCAGTGGCAGCGTTGTCTGGAGAAGGCCAAGCAGTTGAATCCTTCCCTGCTGCAGAAGTACGTGGCCGTCTATGCTGCCCAGCTGATTCGCGAGGGCAACTGCACTACTGCCCTGGGACTCTACTTGAGCTATGGGGCTCCTCCGATCGAAGCTCATTTCAATATCTACACCAGGATCGCCTTGGATTGCCTGGCCTTGCGGGAGGAGCAAACAGAGGGAGGATCCCTGTGGCGTCAGTTGAGGGACTTTCTCTCCCGCTTGCTGCAATCCCTTAAGGGAAATCCAGAGCAGGCACAATCACAATTCACAGTCAGCATGGAACAGTTCCTGTTGATAGCCCATTATTATGCCACCCGAGCAGCATGTAAGGAGGTACAGGCACTCCAGCCGGTGGCTCTTCGTTTATCCTTGGCCTTACTCCGTCACACGGATCTCCTGCCGGTGGACAAGGGTTTCTACGAAGCTGGGATGGATCTCCGCCAGGCAGGTCGCGAGTCCGAGGCCTTTGTGATGCTCAATCACTATCTGGACGTGTGCGAGGCCATTGAAGAGGGTTCCGGGCAGTTGGTGGACCATACCGATCTGCTTTGCACCGATTTTCCCAGCTCCGTTCCCTTGCCGGAGGATATTCACCTGAAGAATGATCCCAATCTGCACGAGGAGGTGCGCGAATGGGTTCTCGCCGTGAGCATGGATCAACAGGTGGACCAGCAGCTGCCCACCGATGATCGTGGGCTGTACGAATCCAGTTTGGGGCCCAATGATTTGCCCTGCATGCTTAGTGGTTTTCCCGTGAGGGGTCGGCAGCCGGTGACCTTTCAGGGATCCAGCAACCAAGTGAATCGCGATGTCTGGAGCAAGTTCTCGGTGGCTTTGAAGATGTCCCCAGGCAGTGGTATTGCCGACATTATTTCCTTCACCGAAAAGTGGCAGGGAGCAGCCAACTACGTAATGCACTAACTAAGGAGATTGAGAAATCTGAGAGTGTAAGTTGCTTGCAAATAGATGCTATAATTAAACGTCATTAGGGGGTGTGTTTGGATTACAATCAGGGGATTTTTGGACTTGTGTCTGGGGATGCGAATAAGGGGGACAATTgcaaatatatgtataaacttTAGGCTTGACTTATTGTGGCTCCTTACGGATCAGGATCTGAATCTGGGTCTCGATCTGATTCAATGCAGGGCGTTGAAGAGATCGCCTGCGGAGGGCAGGGGCGCCAGTCCGCCGGTCACGTCCGGCAATTGGGTCAGGTCGGGCAGGTTGGAGAGGTGGTCGTGGATCTCCTTCTGCAGGCCCAACATCTTGGCCAGCTTCTTCTTGTGTTCCTGCAAAGAGACACACGGAATTAGGCGACGATGTTTAAGCACGGGTAATAAAAGGGGGACTACATTAAATTTGATTCgggttttttaattaaatatataaataaacaaatagcTAGGCCAAAGGTTTGCAAAGGTTTCAATTTACAGTAggtaaactatttttaatcAGTTCTGTGATGGAAAACCAcccatttttttatacaagGAAATTTATCTAGCAACCCCAAGAGGCATGCAGTGCTTAAAACATGGCGCTGAACGTACATCGAGACGTAGCTCCGCCTGGGAGAGAAGTTCCTTCTGCTCCACTTGAAAATCTCGCAGCATGGTGGCCAGCTTGGCGCGCTCCTCCATCTCCGCCGCCAGTCGAGCGTTGTAATCGTTCAACAGATCCACAGCTTCGTTGACCTGCAATAAAGGTGGATATATGAATTCGAGTCTTAATTGATTTGGACGACATGATTAAACAGATGTGACCAAAATAGTATCTGTAGTTTAAATACAATCAGctacttttttttagcaacATCTGCATACATAAGTGACTGGGACCCACCTGCACGGCCAAAGCCTTGGCCTTGTCCTTATCCTCCAGCTTGCTAATGCAACTGATCTCGGATATTTCCTGCGGCAGCTTGGCGATTCTCTCACGCACCACCGCATCACTGGAAGCGGAGTTCTCGATGCTGGTCAGAGCCTTGATCAGCTCCTCGGGCTCCGGGGGCTCCCCCAAAGGCAAGTATGGTGGTGTGTGGCCGTTCTCCGGCTCCACAGCTACTACCTCTTCGGCTGGAGGGGCATAATTGGAACTACTGGTGCTGCTGGTCTGGGCATGTTGCCGCGGGCGCTTGGACTTGGAGTGACGATCCTCGTGCTTGCGCTTCTCCCGCCGCTCGGATTTCTCCGACTTGCTGCTGGCATGATCCTTATCCTTTTCCCGCTCCTTTTCCGGCTTTTCACTGCTGCCGTTGGACTTGCCATTGCTGCTGGAGGAGGCACTGCCAGCGGCGGTCGATTCCCGGTGCAATCGTGACCGCCAATCGGCAATAACCTTGGGATCGTAGACGCCCCGCTCCAGCCAGATGTTCAGGATGCGCCCCAGGCTGCCCAGTAGCTTGTCCGAGCCGCACTTCTCGCCAATGTGGGCGAACACCTTGCCCAGCACGTGGTTGAACTCCTTGCCGTACTCGGGACCCTTCTTCTTGCTGTTCTGGATGACATCGTTGGCCAGGTACATGAAGGTCAGCTTCTTGGGCTCGGGAACTGTGGGGGGGGTGGTATATAGCATGATATGTGATGGTATGGGATGCTGATCCTGCCCAGGACTACCCACCGTTCTCCAGCTCCCGCTGCCAGGTCTTCACAATCGCCGCACTGTGCTTGCGGTGGTGAATCAGCCACAAGGATAGCGTCTGGATGCTCTGCTGGCTGCTGTTCAGCTCCGCCAGTTTCTTGAGGAGCGCCGACTCCGTGAAGGCCGACATGGCTGCCTGTGATTTTCCACCGCTTTCACCGACTTTATCTTATATCTTGTCGAATAATTACAATTAATTTTCTTCGACCTGTGAGAAAATAAACAGCTTGGACTGGTGGTGTGACCTTTGCCGACCAGAATACCAAGGCGACGGATGAAGGGTTGGTATTTTCGAAACTCTGACAACTGGTCACATCCCACTGGCGGGAAGTCaaattttcaataatatttCTGTTGGTGCGAGAAAAGatttaatagtttttaatttaaataagtacTTTTACTTGTAAAGACATGAATTGATTAATTAGAAAATAAGTCATCTTTGTTATTTTCGTTGTGCACACCATACACCATTTTATTCCGATAAACTATGCCTTTCAAAGCTAATttacaaatacaaatacaaataaatattacaaaatatttacatattacTCGAAAATCACTCAAAACTACtggaaaactgtttttttgtcaggaaaacaaaactaattttCCAGGCCGTGCAAATAGTGTGACCGTTTATAAACCGTACAAAGTTCAGAAACCAGGGGTGAAAAGCCTAGTTACATACGTTAACCACTAGAGGGAGCACTTTATGGGCGcccaaaattcaaatttgaatTCAAATGTAGGGAAAAAAAGATGTTATTACAATTAAATTACTTCTAATAAATCAAAGTTACGGAAAAATGAATTATTCAATAGATTTCCTCTTTAACTAACCACTCTACAGCTGTGTCATCAATCAAGCGCCACCAGCCCCAAACACTTTTCACACTGATAAGCCGCGAACGCTCCATTCCGCACTCGACATTCAACACTCGGCCATCAACAATGCGATTCGTCGATTCAACGACAGGTGTGTTTCCTCAGTTGGTCGCAGCAGTTGGTTGGCATCGGTCGTGCATATAGATATCGGCTCCCGCAGGCAATTAAGTCGCCTGAAATCGAAATCGGGGCGAACGCCTTATCGCGGTAAAAAGAAAAAGAGTAATTTGTGATACCTGTCCGCCGTGTATTGGCTTGTTCGGAGCGCTACGCGCTTAAGTggtgttaattttttattaattattatcgTATTTATTACTCAACGAAAGTGAAGTGCGAAATCGGTCGCCTCAAGTGCCCGGCCATACGTGCAAAGCCCATAAATAAATTACACAGCCATATAGCCGTGATCCTTCACTCTTTTCCGCACTTCCATTCTGGCATCGAATTGCACCTGATAATGCAAACGGACTCCGCCTGATTATATTTCGATTTGGAGTGCCAGTGCGGGTGAGTGTGATTTACAGACCATTAGCTATTAGCTATTACCACTCACTATCGAGGGAACATCAGACAAATTGCTAAATTAGCTGCTGTTTTTGCAGCCCAGGGAAGCACGAAATCTGAAATCCACAGAGGGTTTCCGTACTCtcccctctttttttttggttgccGATAAGCGACTGATTCAATGCTTATTGGAGCTCACTTTGTTGCTGGAACTGTATGGCTGATAAATAGCATTGTGGCTAATTGTTTGATCCGATAATAGGTGATACCTCTGATTCCCCTGATTGCGGATAGTTGCCCCCGAAAATGATCCCGCTGCAGTTACTCTGATCCAAGCCAATCCTAACCCATCCGATCTGGAGCCACCATGGACTCGTACTTCGACTCGGCCATCGAGTACAACCGCACCAATCCCATCACTTTGGCCAGGACCAGTGAACAGTCCCAAACGGTGCAGAACGAAAAGAACTGGGAATGGTCGTATCTAGTGGTGAGTGGTTCACATTTCTGAATGGATCTATATCTATCTTTAgctatgaaaacaaaaacatctaGCAGGGGTGGAAAGTTTTATTCGGGCCATGCTTTATCTTTATATGCAGCGCCAATCTTTATAAGCCAACACTCAAATCTCAATTAACCAAATTGCAACCGAATGCAAAGTTCCTAAACATTACAGACCATATATTGCTGTAATAGGGAAATATGTTTCTAAATCACCTTTATCTTTACATCTCTAATAAGtaccaataataataaattagcTAATTACCTCCCGATGAAATCAAACGTATAACAACTTTACTTTacctttttaaaaaacatgCCCAAAGACTTAAACGTTTATTTTTTGTACTTATGGATTTTTTTGAGCGATAAGAAAATCCCAAAGGCCCATTCGCTCATATTCCTATTAAGGTGAATGATGACAACTATATTAGTAAAGTACCAGCACTTCTAGGTGCGACGTTAACAATAAACTTAATCTAAGTATGAGAGAAGGGCactaaatatatacaaatatctaaaaCGTACACACTTAGAAA
Encoded here:
- the LOC119554705 gene encoding intraflagellar transport protein 172 homolog; translation: MQLKYLRTLLEGQEQIQRIAGLAWSPNQQKLAIATADRHILLYDDAGERRDKFSTKPANPSNGKNSYVIRGLGFSPDSTKLAVGQSDSIVYVYKLGESWNDKKVICNKFPQASAVTALIWLTSGSIIAGLEDGKVRALHSKSNKSQSLYGGDSICISLAANTKGTGFLSGHNDGTIIRYFMTDEATEPLGRVVQHSVPPFALAWPQGGFCVGGCDQRIVFYDSMGRQLRTFDHSRTEGEREFTVAACSPNGQAVAFGSFDRIRIFAWSPRQGAWSESASKEVACLYTLSSLLWRRDGARLALGSVSGAVLLFESVLRRTVWQDKFELIFVAPSQLLVRSLTEPSQQLTIESQLGLEVDDVRIMGRDNYLVARTEESLILCDLTRNLSSEVPWTASGHHERFYFENPTVCLVFNVGELSLVEYGENSILGSVRTEFVNPHVISVRLNERGNGRENKKLAFLLDAKTICVVDLVSRMTSGQINHETKIDWLELSETAHKLLFRDKKLRLILVDNYTGKKQTLLSNISFVQWVPQSDVVVAQSNSNLAIWYNIDLPEHVTMQSVRGEAIEVLRENGRTVVRSQDGPSEHNYQLDEGLVEFGTAVNDSDFGRAVHFLESLGDKPAAKAMWHNLALISLEDGNLRVAQRCYAALGNVSKAYYLAEMIQQADEFEESSGSPGILCPEVRAKMALLGSDLRTAERIYLEQGDIEAALKMYQQLGMWDEAVSLAERRVYNRISELKQQHMDYLLSSEQQEKAGQVLEDQGELQQAMSLYLKANKPARAARLALKTPHILQDEQVMLQVTEGLVRSELYELAGDIAHRLSRPEAALALYRKGGAYARALELGRVVAPQEVTSLEEEWGDWLVSRKQLDASINHYIEAGATQKALEAAVGAKQWRKAVQIAKVLDEPELIQRYAVDLAKHLAFAGDLDGAEDMLVRANLHKEAIELLNRHGKWERAYVIGEKYLKADELRELFVQLAGTLEDQGKYRDAEKVLVAVNEPDLAIAMYKRRELYDSMIRLVERHHKDLLDSTHLHLARQLESRGKLKNAEMHFVASGDWKSAVHMYCSSGRWEDGYRVAKQKGTEGASQQVAYMWAKSMPTESAVRLLSKLGLLDTAVGFACDSGQFEFAMELCRFAGRPTDEVHLKIAMSLEDEGKFEAAEAEFLKANKPKEAILMYQHAGDWQAALNVAESHLPDAVGEVLIGQASAALETRNYKDYEALLLRAHRADLIVEHYKQESLYEDALRIAEEHYPAALNDLRRLQAQLQRGQAQAQAGEDAASISRAYLQKAAEFAKKEQFRKAAECLMQIDSSNAEDAATLERALLRAAEICNQFLEGTDAQELAQSLGPRLLAIKQIGPAAQLYLAADLPKQAVDVFIKTEQWSKARRLAKEIDADLQLLAYVEQQQKASLKHEGNIEQLADIDIVSALDLLAEQGQWQRCLEKAKQLNPSLLQKYVAVYAAQLIREGNCTTALGLYLSYGAPPIEAHFNIYTRIALDCLALREEQTEGGSLWRQLRDFLSRLLQSLKGNPEQAQSQFTVSMEQFLLIAHYYATRAACKEVQALQPVALRLSLALLRHTDLLPVDKGFYEAGMDLRQAGRESEAFVMLNHYLDVCEAIEEGSGQLVDHTDLLCTDFPSSVPLPEDIHLKNDPNLHEEVREWVLAVSMDQQVDQQLPTDDRGLYESSLGPNDLPCMLSGFPVRGRQPVTFQGSSNQVNRDVWSKFSVALKMSPGSGIADIISFTEKWQGAANYVMH
- the LOC119554706 gene encoding regulation of nuclear pre-mRNA domain-containing protein 1A, producing MSAFTESALLKKLAELNSSQQSIQTLSLWLIHHRKHSAAIVKTWQRELENVPEPKKLTFMYLANDVIQNSKKKGPEYGKEFNHVLGKVFAHIGEKCGSDKLLGSLGRILNIWLERGVYDPKVIADWRSRLHRESTAAGSASSSSNGKSNGSSEKPEKEREKDKDHASSKSEKSERREKRKHEDRHSKSKRPRQHAQTSSTSSSNYAPPAEEVVAVEPENGHTPPYLPLGEPPEPEELIKALTSIENSASSDAVVRERIAKLPQEISEISCISKLEDKDKAKALAVQVNEAVDLLNDYNARLAAEMEERAKLATMLRDFQVEQKELLSQAELRLDEHKKKLAKMLGLQKEIHDHLSNLPDLTQLPDVTGGLAPLPSAGDLFNALH